Below is a genomic region from Synergistes jonesii.
GAATGGTTCAAAAGGTTACAGCAAGATAAAACCCAGATGCGCTGGATAATATGGTGCGACGGCGTTCCAGTGGGAATGAATTGTATAACCGACATTGATTATGTCAACAAAAGGTGCGAGGCCGGGCTTATGTTTATCGCCGAAAAAAAATACAGGTCTCTGAATCTGATAATGGATGTGCGTTGCAATATGCGTGACTATATATTCTACAAACTCGGGCTCAATAAGTTTTACTCGTATGTTATGATAGATAATAGGCAGCTGGTCAAGCTTGCAAAGCTGACAGGTTGTGACGTGGAAGGCGTTTTGAAGCAGCATGTCGTAAAATACGGAAAATTCCATGATGTCGCAATAACCGCAATGACAAGAGCTACATGGGATGAACTTAAGAAGACTGAACATTATGAATATTGTTCAATAGAATGATTTGCTGGCTTGCGACGGGAGTAGAAAAATGTTAAACCCACTTGACTTAACAGGCAAAAAAATATTTGTCGCAGGGGCTTCTTCTGGTATCGGCAGAGCCGTTGCCGTATATTTGAGCAAGCTCGGGGCAAATATAGCAATAGCGGCGCGCAGAGAGGACAAGTTGCAGGAAACGTTGTCCGTGATGGAGGGAGAGAATCATCGTTATTACGTTTGTGATTTCAACAATACAGATACAATAGAGCCTGTAGTAGCCGCCGCTGTGAAGGATATAGGGCCATTCTCTGGCCTCGTTTACAGTGCGGGACTTTCCCAGATGCGCCCGCTCGCTATGCTGAGAACTTCCGATATAAACGCTGTAATGACGGTAAATCTTTATGCCTTTGTCGAGTTTGCAAAATGCATTACTAAGAAAAAAAACGTCACAACGCCCGCAAGCATAGTGGCCGTGTCGTCTGTCGCAAGCCTGCTGGGTGATAAAGCGAAGCTATCCTATTGTTCGTCGAAAGCGGCTTTGGAAGCTTCTACGAGATGCATGGCCAAGGAACTGGGGCACAGAGGCATCAGGGTCAATACAATCCGCCCCACATGGGTGAACACGGGAATGATGGATGTGTTTTTCAAAGAATGGAAAGACTCTGCCGATGCGGAGTCGCATCTCGCGCAGCATTATGCTGGCGTCGTTCAGCCTGATGAACTGGCTGCGATGTGCGCTTTTCTTCTGAGCGATAATTCGAAAACCATCACCGGCACCGCAATATCGATTGACAGTGGACGTCTGGCGTAGGCAGAGTGCCGCAAGCATGGAGTTTATATGAGGGCTAAAATGATAAAGTCA
It encodes:
- a CDS encoding GNAT family N-acetyltransferase, which produces MKVELKKVTENDLERLMEWRARPDITEYLFNDVKVDMEKQREWFKRLQQDKTQMRWIIWCDGVPVGMNCITDIDYVNKRCEAGLMFIAEKKYRSLNLIMDVRCNMRDYIFYKLGLNKFYSYVMIDNRQLVKLAKLTGCDVEGVLKQHVVKYGKFHDVAITAMTRATWDELKKTEHYEYCSIE
- a CDS encoding SDR family NAD(P)-dependent oxidoreductase, with protein sequence MLNPLDLTGKKIFVAGASSGIGRAVAVYLSKLGANIAIAARREDKLQETLSVMEGENHRYYVCDFNNTDTIEPVVAAAVKDIGPFSGLVYSAGLSQMRPLAMLRTSDINAVMTVNLYAFVEFAKCITKKKNVTTPASIVAVSSVASLLGDKAKLSYCSSKAALEASTRCMAKELGHRGIRVNTIRPTWVNTGMMDVFFKEWKDSADAESHLAQHYAGVVQPDELAAMCAFLLSDNSKTITGTAISIDSGRLA